In Cedecea neteri, a single genomic region encodes these proteins:
- the dndD gene encoding DNA sulfur modification protein DndD: MLIKQLVLHNFRVFCGTHTIDLAPRKRPHEVNPRPIVLFGGLNGAGKTSILSAIRLALYGRLAFGSAMHEQEYVEQLGALVHNGTYTAERPDEAAVELTFTYNQNGHETEFTVTRSWKKGKKDRLSLQQDGQPRSELSYDQCQGFLNELIPHGVADLFFFDGEKIAELAEDESGNILRTAVRRLLGLDLIARLQNDLMIFVKKQQTSQLGGPQQQQIEALETKIKTLAGQAEKLLEEADFVNSRIEFLSQDIIRHEGLLNAQGGAFAQTKAQEKQKVETLLKEKERLEKALRQECDGSLPYALAPNTLSRLLEKIANEAQIKQAKNFEAELNQFLTQLKNDIAFRSSSESSTRAITTEAITNNLDSYMAAKPKGDLLFDISEREAGMLQQSIEQDSKKAWQRFDMYRHQLADIEQQLEQAAANIARAPEDEQLMDLFAALRELDHKREKQRQKYRSLLEEAKRTKQQQLDCVRQVQKAHDIKRSQYGLSSAFKNAQETINLLDYYSDVLTQARVKKLSANFEIAYHKLARKEDLQLNAHINPQTFDVELVDEKGSVINRKLLSAGEKQIYAIAILEALAKTSGRDFPVIIDTPLGRLDSQHRDKLINHYFPEASHQVVLLSTDTEVDERYFVDQLRDDISHAYEIVFNAHTKSSALKPGYFWELTKEAV, encoded by the coding sequence GTGCTCATTAAGCAACTAGTATTACATAATTTTCGCGTATTTTGCGGCACACACACCATCGATCTGGCTCCCAGAAAGCGTCCGCATGAAGTAAACCCTCGCCCGATTGTTCTATTTGGTGGTTTAAATGGTGCAGGGAAAACATCTATTTTGTCGGCAATTCGACTGGCACTGTATGGGCGTTTAGCATTTGGCTCGGCAATGCACGAGCAGGAGTATGTTGAACAACTCGGTGCACTGGTGCACAACGGGACGTATACAGCAGAGCGCCCAGATGAGGCCGCAGTAGAACTGACCTTTACCTACAACCAAAACGGCCATGAGACTGAATTCACCGTCACGCGTAGCTGGAAGAAAGGAAAGAAAGATCGTCTCTCTTTGCAGCAGGATGGACAACCGCGTAGTGAGCTCAGTTATGACCAGTGCCAGGGTTTTTTGAATGAATTAATTCCTCACGGTGTTGCCGATCTTTTCTTTTTTGATGGAGAGAAGATTGCAGAGCTGGCGGAAGATGAATCCGGCAATATTCTGCGTACAGCGGTGCGTCGCTTGTTGGGACTGGATCTGATCGCCAGACTGCAAAATGATCTGATGATTTTTGTCAAAAAACAGCAAACCTCGCAGTTAGGTGGCCCCCAGCAACAGCAGATCGAAGCGCTTGAGACGAAGATTAAAACGCTTGCCGGTCAGGCAGAGAAATTGCTGGAAGAGGCCGATTTCGTAAACTCGCGGATTGAATTTTTATCCCAGGACATTATTCGCCATGAGGGATTGTTAAATGCGCAGGGCGGCGCATTTGCCCAGACCAAAGCACAGGAAAAACAGAAAGTTGAAACGCTGCTCAAAGAAAAAGAACGTCTGGAAAAAGCGTTACGACAGGAATGCGATGGATCGTTGCCCTATGCGTTAGCGCCTAATACGTTGTCGCGGCTGCTGGAAAAAATTGCCAATGAAGCACAGATCAAACAGGCGAAAAATTTTGAGGCGGAGTTAAATCAATTTTTAACTCAACTAAAAAATGATATCGCGTTCCGTTCCAGCAGTGAGAGCAGTACCAGAGCCATCACTACCGAAGCGATTACCAATAATTTGGACTCATATATGGCAGCGAAACCAAAAGGTGATTTGCTGTTTGATATTTCTGAACGTGAAGCCGGTATGCTACAGCAGTCCATTGAGCAGGATAGCAAAAAGGCATGGCAGCGTTTTGATATGTACCGCCATCAATTAGCGGATATTGAACAACAACTGGAGCAGGCCGCTGCTAACATTGCTCGTGCCCCGGAAGACGAGCAGTTAATGGATCTCTTTGCAGCATTACGCGAGCTCGATCATAAGCGTGAAAAACAGCGGCAAAAATACCGCTCACTACTGGAAGAGGCTAAACGGACGAAACAGCAGCAACTGGACTGTGTTCGCCAGGTACAGAAAGCACATGACATCAAGCGTAGCCAATATGGTCTTAGCAGTGCATTTAAAAATGCACAGGAGACCATTAACCTGCTCGATTACTACAGCGATGTACTAACGCAGGCGCGAGTGAAAAAATTATCTGCTAACTTTGAAATTGCCTACCACAAGCTGGCTCGTAAAGAGGATTTACAGCTTAATGCGCACATAAATCCACAGACATTTGATGTTGAACTGGTGGATGAAAAGGGTTCGGTGATTAATCGTAAGCTGCTTTCTGCGGGTGAAAAGCAGATTTATGCGATTGCCATTCTTGAGGCGCTGGCAAAAACCTCTGGGCGGGATTTCCCGGTGATTATTGATACGCCGTTAGGGCGTCTGGATTCTCAGCATCGGGATAAGTTGATTAATCATTATTTCCCGGAGGCCAGCCATCAGGTTGTGCTGTTGTCCACCGATACAGAAGTAGACGAGCGTTATTTCGTCGATCAGCTGCGTGATGATATTTCTCATGCTTATGAGATTGTGTTTAATGCGCATACCAAATCATCTGCGCTGAAACCTGGCTATTTCTGGGAACTAACTAAGGAGGCTGTTTGA
- a CDS encoding restriction endonuclease, with amino-acid sequence MTIIEAIVNVLKEHGKPLSHKDIYDCIINKEYYSFGAKDPVAVVRGEIRKHCYGIDFPSASPRKIFIEVKSVGQSKPLYDLWQGQASNASPLKIEKVTKDQLPEEIIHGKYIEHIKTIKEQLLDAINSSDPAFFERLVVTLLLKMGYGWHESEAGKVVGGAGDEGIDGIINEDKLGLEKIYIQAKRYNSKKVPPSEIREFIGSMNQKGAHKGVFFSSSCFTEQAINSSEKAQGMNITLVDGEQLCEYLVQNGMGVAKVSTYEIYEIDKNFFDL; translated from the coding sequence ATGACGATTATTGAAGCTATCGTAAATGTATTAAAGGAACATGGAAAACCTTTGTCACATAAGGATATTTATGATTGCATTATAAATAAAGAGTATTATTCATTTGGTGCAAAAGATCCTGTGGCAGTAGTTCGGGGGGAAATTAGAAAACATTGCTATGGCATTGATTTTCCTAGTGCATCTCCACGAAAAATATTTATTGAGGTTAAATCTGTAGGGCAATCAAAGCCATTATACGACCTATGGCAGGGACAAGCATCAAATGCTAGCCCTCTTAAAATTGAAAAGGTAACAAAAGATCAACTACCTGAAGAGATAATTCATGGGAAGTATATTGAGCATATTAAAACTATTAAAGAACAATTGCTTGATGCTATTAATTCTTCGGATCCAGCTTTCTTTGAGAGACTTGTTGTTACACTTTTATTAAAAATGGGTTATGGGTGGCACGAGTCTGAGGCAGGCAAGGTTGTTGGTGGCGCTGGGGATGAGGGCATAGATGGCATTATTAATGAAGATAAATTAGGTTTGGAAAAAATATATATCCAAGCTAAAAGATATAATAGTAAAAAGGTACCACCTAGCGAAATTAGAGAGTTTATTGGTTCGATGAACCAAAAAGGAGCACATAAAGGGGTGTTTTTTTCATCTTCATGTTTTACCGAACAGGCAATTAATAGTTCGGAAAAAGCACAAGGCATGAACATCACTCTTGTTGATGGTGAACAGTTATGTGAATATTTAGTCCAAAATGGCATGGGGGTTGCGAAGGTAAGTACATATGAAATTTATGAAATAGATAAAAATTTCTTTGATTTATAA
- a CDS encoding nucleoside phosphorylase, with protein MTQLQPHIRLSREMTHARYALLPGDPKRVEHVAQFLDNVEDFGSNREYRALRGWFRGVEVLVMSTGMGGPSTAIAVEELRQIGVTNLIRIGSCGAMQNHIRLGDLVIATAAVRDDGTSQMYIDKGYPACADIGLVHHLTQQAKRLGYASHCGYVRSHDSFYTEREDEINQFWSGKGILAADMETAPLMVVGALRGLRIASVLNVVVEHSGNLEEGINNYQQQEHSCLQGESREILLALEALYLDSQEQ; from the coding sequence ATGACCCAACTCCAGCCCCATATCCGGCTCAGCCGGGAGATGACGCACGCCCGTTATGCGCTCCTGCCGGGCGATCCGAAACGCGTGGAACACGTCGCACAGTTTCTGGACAACGTGGAAGACTTCGGCAGCAACCGGGAATATCGCGCCCTGCGCGGCTGGTTCCGCGGCGTGGAAGTGCTGGTGATGTCCACCGGCATGGGCGGGCCTTCTACCGCCATCGCCGTGGAAGAGCTACGCCAGATTGGCGTCACCAACCTGATCCGCATCGGCAGCTGTGGGGCAATGCAAAACCACATTCGCCTCGGCGACCTGGTGATCGCCACCGCCGCCGTGCGGGACGACGGCACCAGCCAGATGTACATCGACAAAGGCTACCCGGCCTGTGCGGACATCGGCCTGGTACACCATCTGACCCAGCAGGCCAAACGCCTGGGCTACGCCAGCCATTGCGGCTATGTGCGCAGCCACGACAGCTTCTACACCGAACGCGAAGACGAGATTAACCAGTTCTGGTCCGGCAAAGGCATTCTTGCTGCGGATATGGAAACGGCGCCGCTGATGGTGGTCGGCGCATTGCGCGGCCTGCGCATCGCCTCCGTGCTTAACGTGGTGGTGGAGCACAGCGGCAATCTGGAAGAAGGCATTAATAACTACCAGCAGCAGGAACACTCCTGCCTGCAGGGTGAATCCCGCGAGATTTTACTCGCCCTCGAAGCGCTCTACCTTGACAGCCAGGAGCAGTAA
- a CDS encoding polymorphic toxin type 44 domain-containing protein, translating to MAVIPIMPREGTSLIMKNMREARSNGMSRNMALPQTYYWFYQKVRNRGPWDYKQQDRNLANFGNFNYGASGFAAGIPEETLFIAAGFAQNRAGTSQPQWGTWYGPFPYGDDPHDQFWIKQGIDYAKQHGY from the coding sequence ATGGCTGTGATTCCAATAATGCCGCGGGAAGGTACGAGTTTAATTATGAAAAATATGCGCGAGGCAAGGTCAAATGGCATGAGCCGCAATATGGCGTTGCCGCAAACGTACTACTGGTTTTATCAAAAAGTTAGAAATCGCGGCCCATGGGACTACAAACAGCAAGACAGAAATCTGGCTAACTTTGGCAATTTTAACTATGGTGCTTCGGGGTTTGCTGCTGGTATACCCGAAGAAACGCTATTTATTGCCGCGGGATTTGCTCAGAACCGCGCCGGAACATCGCAACCGCAATGGGGAACATGGTATGGTCCATTCCCGTATGGAGACGATCCACACGATCAATTCTGGATTAAACAGGGAATAGATTATGCCAAACAACACGGTTATTAA
- the pnuC gene encoding nicotinamide riboside transporter PnuC yields MDFFSIKNVMVTIPLGEGGYALSWIEAIGTVFGLLCIWFASKEKIINYLFGLINVTLFAAIFFQIQLYASLLLQVFFFAANLYGWYAWSRQNEANEAALKIRWLSRSKAFTLAAVCLVAIALMTFFIDPVFAVLTHIAVGIMQSLGVAVEMPQLQPDAFPLWDSAMLILSIAAMVLMTRKYVENWLLWVIIDVISVVIYAIQGVYAMSLEYILLTAIAVMGSVAWIKSARMIGSRPLA; encoded by the coding sequence ATGGATTTCTTCAGCATTAAGAATGTGATGGTCACCATTCCGCTCGGCGAAGGCGGCTACGCGCTGTCGTGGATCGAGGCCATCGGCACCGTCTTCGGCCTGCTCTGCATCTGGTTCGCCAGCAAAGAGAAAATCATCAACTACCTGTTCGGCCTGATTAACGTCACGCTGTTTGCGGCGATCTTCTTCCAGATCCAGCTTTACGCCAGCTTGTTGCTACAGGTGTTCTTCTTCGCCGCCAACCTGTACGGCTGGTACGCGTGGAGCCGCCAGAACGAGGCCAACGAGGCCGCGCTGAAGATCCGCTGGCTGTCACGCAGCAAGGCGTTCACGCTGGCGGCGGTTTGTCTGGTCGCCATCGCGCTGATGACCTTCTTCATCGACCCGGTCTTCGCCGTGCTGACCCACATTGCGGTAGGCATTATGCAGAGCCTTGGCGTGGCGGTTGAGATGCCGCAGCTGCAGCCAGATGCCTTCCCGCTGTGGGATTCCGCGATGCTGATCCTGTCGATTGCCGCAATGGTGCTGATGACGCGTAAATACGTCGAGAACTGGCTGCTTTGGGTGATTATCGACGTGATTAGCGTGGTGATTTACGCCATTCAGGGCGTGTATGCCATGTCGCTGGAGTATATCCTGCTGACGGCGATTGCGGTGATGGGATCTGTGGCGTGGATTAAGAGCGCCCGAATGATTGGCTCCCGCCCACTCGCTTAA
- a CDS encoding DUF3455 domain-containing protein encodes MSKRVLTVACFTLMMGGLPALANAAETSIDAPKGEHLQTELYARGVQIYRCAAADAEAKTGSWVFQAPEADLFSDKGLKHLVGKHFDGPHWQATDGSVVAGALSATRPSKDKGSIPWLLLTGTSDAQPGLFANVSSIQRVDTHGGVTSPTVCDPATFGATLKVPYTATYKFYRK; translated from the coding sequence ATGAGCAAACGCGTCTTAACAGTTGCGTGTTTCACGCTGATGATGGGCGGGCTTCCGGCCCTGGCGAATGCGGCAGAGACTTCCATCGATGCGCCCAAAGGTGAACACCTGCAAACCGAGCTTTATGCCCGCGGGGTGCAAATCTACCGCTGCGCGGCGGCGGACGCAGAGGCAAAAACCGGGAGTTGGGTGTTCCAGGCCCCGGAAGCTGACCTGTTCAGCGACAAAGGACTGAAGCACCTCGTCGGCAAACACTTCGACGGCCCGCACTGGCAGGCCACGGACGGCAGCGTAGTGGCCGGAGCGCTAAGCGCCACTCGCCCGTCGAAAGATAAAGGCTCGATTCCGTGGCTGCTGCTGACCGGTACATCCGACGCGCAGCCAGGCCTGTTCGCCAACGTGAGCAGCATCCAGCGCGTGGACACCCACGGCGGCGTGACCAGCCCAACGGTTTGCGACCCGGCAACCTTTGGCGCGACGCTAAAAGTGCCTTACACGGCGACCTATAAGTTTTATAGGAAGTAG
- the dndC gene encoding DNA phosphorothioation system sulfurtransferase DndC, translating into MSKLVQAYDLAEYEDFINQEQFAGRPLAEYVAEVQRIYCADKRPWVIGYSGGKDSSAVITLVYLALLGLPPEMRSKDIFLVSSDTLVETPVVVDLIKKTMVQIEAGAKRNGLPITQHAVMPKTNETFWVNLLGKGYPAPTRSFRWCTERMKINPVSDFIKDKVSQFDEVIVVLGSRSSESASRAQVIAKHKIDGSRLARHTTLANAFIYTPIDTWDVEDVWKLLRGAFRYAPEDIDEWESPWGGNNRPLWTLYMDSSAQGECPLVIDESTPSCGNSRFGCWTCTVVTKDKAMESLIKNGEEWMSPLLKYRDLLAFTTDPANKDTYRNYKRRTGKVSYQYAKDGEDRSAERKHVPGPYWLKYRQQWLKDLLEIERDLNVQGHTITLITQPELHAIRQEWLKDPNEPDWHDTLPGIYREVYQQDLNWVVDDQSRFDANDADLLAQITQGFDVVPEMVMKLIELETSMEGLSRRQGIFDKLGTILKQDWGSLEEIQQQQATLQKRNDRDIHQDEVDKLEAELQTLQRRIIDAGESSVLIDEENERAH; encoded by the coding sequence ATGAGTAAATTAGTTCAGGCCTACGATTTGGCCGAATACGAAGATTTTATTAATCAGGAGCAGTTCGCTGGACGCCCTCTGGCCGAATATGTTGCTGAGGTCCAAAGAATTTATTGTGCGGATAAGCGACCGTGGGTAATTGGCTATAGCGGGGGGAAAGATTCTTCCGCCGTGATCACGCTGGTGTATCTGGCCCTGCTCGGTCTGCCCCCGGAAATGCGCAGTAAAGATATTTTTCTGGTGTCATCAGATACACTGGTGGAAACACCAGTGGTCGTGGATCTGATTAAGAAAACCATGGTGCAGATTGAGGCAGGCGCAAAACGTAATGGCCTGCCGATCACTCAACATGCCGTGATGCCTAAAACTAATGAAACCTTCTGGGTCAATTTACTGGGGAAAGGTTATCCAGCCCCAACCCGTAGTTTTCGCTGGTGTACCGAGCGTATGAAAATCAATCCGGTGAGCGACTTCATTAAAGATAAGGTCAGCCAGTTTGATGAAGTGATTGTTGTCCTCGGCTCACGTAGTAGCGAGAGTGCCTCCCGTGCGCAGGTCATTGCCAAGCATAAAATTGATGGCTCACGCCTGGCCCGGCATACCACTCTGGCAAATGCGTTTATCTATACCCCTATTGATACTTGGGATGTAGAAGACGTATGGAAACTGCTGCGCGGCGCGTTCCGCTATGCTCCTGAAGATATCGACGAATGGGAAAGCCCGTGGGGTGGAAACAACCGTCCTCTGTGGACGCTGTATATGGACTCTTCCGCACAGGGTGAGTGTCCCCTGGTGATCGACGAAAGTACCCCCTCTTGCGGGAATTCTCGCTTTGGCTGCTGGACCTGTACTGTAGTCACCAAAGATAAAGCGATGGAAAGTCTGATCAAAAATGGCGAAGAGTGGATGTCACCATTGCTGAAATATCGTGATCTGCTGGCGTTTACCACCGATCCGGCGAATAAAGACACTTATCGCAACTATAAACGTCGCACCGGTAAGGTGAGCTATCAGTACGCTAAAGACGGTGAAGATCGCAGTGCAGAGCGTAAGCATGTTCCTGGTCCCTACTGGCTCAAATACCGCCAGCAGTGGTTGAAAGACTTACTGGAAATTGAGCGTGATTTAAACGTCCAGGGCCACACGATTACGTTAATTACCCAGCCGGAGCTGCACGCTATCCGTCAGGAGTGGTTGAAAGATCCTAACGAGCCAGACTGGCATGACACATTACCGGGGATTTATCGCGAGGTATATCAGCAGGATCTGAATTGGGTGGTTGACGATCAGTCGCGCTTTGATGCCAACGATGCTGATTTGCTGGCGCAGATAACGCAAGGGTTCGACGTAGTACCTGAAATGGTAATGAAACTGATTGAGTTGGAAACCTCGATGGAAGGGTTAAGTCGTCGTCAGGGGATTTTTGACAAGCTCGGCACAATTTTGAAGCAGGACTGGGGCAGCCTGGAAGAGATCCAACAGCAACAGGCAACGCTGCAAAAACGTAACGATCGGGATATTCATCAGGATGAGGTGGATAAGCTAGAAGCTGAACTCCAGACTTTACAGCGCAGAATTATCGATGCGGGCGAATCGTCTGTGCTTATCGACGAGGAAAATGAACGTGCTCATTAA
- the sodC gene encoding superoxide dismutase family protein — translation MNKLKTLKLTLCITALACTGLAQAATVAMNTVDASGTSTPAGTIEYHATQYGVVFTPNLKGLPPGIHGFHVHTNPNCGPGMQDGKMVAGLAAGGHLDPAHTGKHEGPWGNGHLGDLPALYVDSDGTATYPVLAPRLRMSDLKGHSLMIHAGGDNHSDHPAMLGGGGARMVCGVTS, via the coding sequence ATGAATAAGTTAAAAACACTAAAACTGACGCTGTGTATTACCGCCCTCGCCTGCACCGGGCTGGCGCAGGCCGCCACTGTCGCCATGAACACCGTGGACGCCAGCGGCACGTCCACCCCGGCGGGCACCATTGAATACCACGCCACCCAGTACGGCGTGGTCTTTACGCCAAACCTTAAAGGCCTGCCGCCGGGGATTCACGGCTTCCACGTTCACACTAATCCGAACTGCGGCCCGGGCATGCAGGACGGCAAAATGGTGGCTGGCCTGGCGGCTGGCGGCCACTTAGATCCGGCCCACACCGGCAAGCATGAAGGCCCGTGGGGCAACGGCCACCTCGGCGACCTGCCTGCGCTGTACGTCGACAGCGACGGCACCGCGACCTACCCGGTGCTGGCCCCTCGCCTTCGCATGTCTGATTTAAAAGGCCACTCGCTGATGATCCACGCCGGCGGCGACAACCACTCTGACCACCCGGCAATGCTCGGCGGCGGCGGTGCGCGTATGGTTTGTGGAGTGACGTCATGA
- a CDS encoding helix-turn-helix domain-containing protein, producing the protein MTKGWHPADIIAGLRKKGTSLAALSRESGLASSTLANALTRPWPKGEFLIAKALEVHPSEIWPERYVGEDGVVIERKRLFRGIKNL; encoded by the coding sequence ATGACTAAAGGTTGGCATCCGGCGGATATCATTGCCGGTTTACGCAAGAAAGGAACATCGTTGGCGGCACTTTCACGAGAATCTGGCCTGGCCTCTTCAACGCTGGCAAATGCGCTTACGCGACCTTGGCCGAAAGGTGAGTTTTTGATAGCCAAGGCGCTTGAGGTGCATCCGAGTGAGATATGGCCTGAGCGGTATGTCGGGGAAGATGGGGTGGTGATTGAAAGGAAGAGGTTGTTTAGAGGTATTAAAAACCTATAA
- the dndE gene encoding DNA sulfur modification protein DndE, with translation MLPNRMVLSRQTEDQLKKLKGYTGITPNVAARLAFFRSVESEFRYSPERDSKKLDGSLVLDKITWLGETLQTTELVLKMLYPKLDQKLIIKAWAAHVEDGIASVRNHRNLKDFLISL, from the coding sequence ATGCTCCCGAATCGAATGGTGCTTAGTCGTCAGACTGAAGACCAGCTCAAGAAGTTAAAAGGATATACTGGGATCACGCCCAATGTAGCTGCTCGGCTGGCATTTTTCCGCTCGGTGGAGAGTGAGTTTCGTTATTCGCCTGAGCGGGATAGTAAGAAGCTGGATGGCTCTCTGGTGCTGGATAAAATAACGTGGCTGGGGGAAACATTGCAGACTACAGAATTGGTATTGAAGATGCTTTATCCTAAGCTCGACCAAAAATTGATAATTAAAGCATGGGCAGCACATGTTGAGGATGGAATCGCTTCAGTTAGAAACCATCGAAATTTAAAAGACTTTTTAATTTCATTGTAA
- a CDS encoding acyltransferase, producing the protein MKILKSGIRDVIASDDVTVVEPVNLYECTLQSGVFVGPFVEIQRHCVIGSGTRIQSHSFLCENVTTGKNCFIGHGVTFANDLFRSGRPDPNPENWIAITLGDNVTIGSGSTILTEHICSGAVIGAGSVVTKDILVAGVYVGSPARLVRGF; encoded by the coding sequence ATGAAAATCCTCAAAAGCGGCATCCGCGACGTGATTGCCAGCGACGATGTCACCGTTGTGGAGCCAGTTAACCTCTACGAATGTACGCTGCAAAGCGGCGTATTCGTTGGGCCTTTTGTCGAAATCCAACGCCACTGCGTGATCGGCTCCGGTACCCGCATCCAGTCCCACTCGTTCCTGTGCGAAAACGTCACCACCGGCAAAAACTGCTTTATCGGCCACGGCGTCACCTTCGCCAACGACCTGTTCCGCAGCGGCAGGCCAGACCCCAACCCGGAGAACTGGATAGCCATCACCCTCGGCGATAACGTCACCATCGGCAGTGGCAGCACCATTCTGACGGAGCATATTTGCAGCGGCGCGGTGATTGGCGCAGGCAGCGTGGTGACGAAGGATATTCTGGTGGCCGGGGTTTATGTTGGCAGCCCGGCGCGACTGGTGCGGGGGTTTTAA
- the dndB gene encoding DNA sulfur modification protein DndB, whose protein sequence is MASVDADYCYSFPAIRGIQAGRPFYIATCPMRIIPKIFSFDENDVPPELRAQRTLNKSRIPEMVRYLLENPKDYVFSALTASIAVDVQFDEHPGTNNLGTLCVPMDAQILINDGQHRRKAIEDALEARPELGQDNIPVLFFVDEGLKRSQQMFADLNKYAIRPSPSLASLYDHRDASSNLARYLAMSVEPFVGMTELEKSGISQRSNKLFTLSSIKQATRALLGKDPKEGNFEECTQIATRYWQAIYHVMPDWQLAAKKEVSPVQLRQDYVHAHGIGLQALGQLGYTLLIDYPEQWPEKIAALKTFNWRRNNPDLIKRAMQHGKLSKTSTAIQLTCNALKTSLSIPLTPEEQELEAQMVVS, encoded by the coding sequence ATGGCTAGTGTTGATGCAGATTACTGCTATTCGTTTCCAGCTATACGTGGCATTCAGGCTGGTCGTCCTTTCTACATCGCCACGTGCCCGATGCGCATCATCCCCAAGATATTCAGCTTTGATGAAAATGACGTACCGCCTGAGCTACGTGCACAGCGCACGCTGAATAAATCGCGTATCCCCGAAATGGTGCGTTATCTTCTGGAAAATCCAAAAGATTATGTGTTCTCTGCACTTACAGCATCCATTGCCGTTGACGTCCAGTTTGATGAGCACCCAGGTACAAACAACCTGGGAACGTTATGCGTACCGATGGATGCGCAAATTCTGATCAATGACGGTCAGCATCGTCGTAAAGCAATTGAAGATGCTTTAGAAGCACGCCCAGAGTTGGGGCAGGACAACATTCCGGTGCTGTTTTTTGTCGATGAAGGATTAAAACGCAGCCAACAGATGTTTGCCGATCTGAATAAATACGCTATTCGCCCCAGCCCGTCACTGGCATCGTTGTATGATCATCGGGATGCCAGTTCAAATCTGGCACGCTATCTAGCAATGTCCGTAGAGCCATTTGTCGGAATGACTGAGCTGGAAAAATCCGGTATCAGTCAGCGGTCAAATAAATTATTTACGTTAAGCAGTATCAAACAAGCTACCCGTGCGTTGCTGGGAAAAGATCCTAAAGAGGGCAATTTTGAAGAATGTACCCAGATAGCAACTCGCTATTGGCAGGCTATTTATCATGTAATGCCGGACTGGCAGTTAGCCGCAAAAAAAGAAGTTTCACCGGTTCAACTACGTCAGGACTATGTCCACGCTCACGGCATTGGTTTGCAGGCACTCGGACAGCTGGGGTATACCTTGCTTATAGACTACCCCGAGCAGTGGCCGGAGAAAATTGCTGCACTCAAAACCTTTAATTGGCGCAGAAACAATCCGGATCTGATCAAACGCGCGATGCAGCACGGCAAGCTGAGTAAAACCAGTACGGCAATCCAGCTTACCTGCAATGCACTAAAAACCTCGCTCTCAATTCCCCTCACTCCTGAAGAACAGGAGCTTGAAGCTCAAATGGTTGTCTCATGA